Below is a genomic region from Treponema sp. OMZ 798.
CCTCTTTCAGCTGCAATAGAACACCTATTACAGCCGTAATAGATGGCATGTTTCAGCACTACACTAGACGGTCTCGTGTAGTACTGCAATAGATGACCTATTACAGCTACAATAGGGCACATGTTTCAGTACTACACGAGGAGCCCTCGTGAAATACATCAAAAAAACTGTAATTTTTAAACAAAAATCGTATAAATTCTACAAAATTTGTAGAATTTATTTGTAAAATCTGTTGACTTTATTCTTTATTTTGTGTATTATATAAACATAAGGAGTGTTTATGGCTGGGGTTACATTGTATGGTAAGGCTTTAAGGAAGCTTCGTGTAGAACATGAGCTTACGCTTAAAGCACTGTCGGAGAAGTTGGACGAGGAATTGTCGCCGGCGTACTTATCTGCAATAGAGATAGGTAAGAGGGCGATACCTCAAAACCTTTCCGACAAAGTAAAGGAAAAGTTGGGACTGAGTGAGGCGGAGTACAACGAGTTAAAGGAGGCCGAATATAAATCCGCAAGTGAGTTAAAGCTCAATTTTAATGAGATGGAAGAATATCAGGCAGAAACGGCGCTCGTTTTTGCACGATTATTAAAAAACTTTGACACTGAAAAGTGTAAAAAACTGCAAAGTATGATGCAGAAACCATAAATTATCGGAACAGCATACTTATGTCCGGTAAAAGGAGAAATTTTATTGGAAAAGATAAAAAGACTAAAAACGGTATGCATCAGTGAGGCTGACTTATTGATAATCGCCGTGATTGTACACTGCATTTTGAAAACGGACACAATGTATGTAAATGTCCCGGCTCTTATAGAGCTGAAACTGCAAAAGTTTGATGAACATTTTCAATTTATCGTGCTTGAAAAGGACGAGTTTATCGATGAGGTAAAAGACAAGAATATTCAGGCTTTTACCGAAATTATTCCGCAGAGTAATGAAGCGGTTCATTCCATTGTTGTGCCTTCCGATGTGTATGATGGTGCCTGTATAGGTAACTTTCAGGATAGGATGACTTTGGCACATGAACTTGCTCACTACATATTGCACGGTATTTTGAAAATACCCGTCAGTGAATTGCAGGATGGGGAGATCTGCTCAAAGTATGAAGACCCTGAAGCAATTGCAGATATGCTGGCTAGGTTTTTATTGTCGGTCTGCGGTCTTGTTCAAAATATGAGTACTGCAGAATTATCCGCCGAATGCGGCCTAAGTGAGCAGGATGCCGTATCGGTACAAAAAGAATATAAGGAGGGCGTAGCGAAAATACTGTTTAGTATCAAGACAGTGCTGTTCAAGCACAAAATAAGCTCAAAGTCGGCAGCATAGCATTCGGCTTTGAGCTTATTTTTTAAGGATGTTACCATCTCTTTTAAGCATAAGAACATGGTAGCACTCCTTAAAAATAAAGTCAAGAGCTGTATTAAGAAATTTTATAGCTCATCGTTTTCTATATTTAATTTTTAAGGAGGAAATTCTATGATGAATTTTCAAATCCCTGAACACCGGGTAAGTATGGTGTTGTACAAGAACCGTTTTGATAAAACGGGAGAATCATTTTATGGTCGGGTACACCGCAGTAATAAGACGCTCAGTCTTGAAAATCTTATAAGTTTGATTGATGAGCGGGATACGGGCATATCGGCACATTTGGTACAGCATAGTGCACAGCTGCTGCATGAAGAAATTATGAGGCAGCTTAGACAAGGTAAGGCTGTAAATGTGCTGGGCATAGGTACATTCTATCTTGCCGCTGACGGTATAGTGAAGGGCAAAAACCCGACACCTGCCGATGCTCCGCCTCTGTGCCTGCGTTTTACTCCTTCTGCGGAAGTAAACAAAAGCTTAAAAAAGCTTTCGGTTTCGCTTGTAGTACAGTCTCAGCACGATCCTCAAATCGATGCAGTAAGGGATTTATTCAGTCAAAAAGACAATGAGATTATTACTTGCGGAAAATCGCTTAGGGTTTCGGGAAACAGAATCCGCATTCTCGGTACGCTGGAAGACTGCGGTATATACTGTGTACCTCAAGACGGTTCGGAGCCTATCAAGGTAAAAGAGGAACACATTTTTACCAACACTCCTTCATTAGTGGAATTTTTTGTTCCTCCCGAACTTGAAAAGGATAAACAATACGCTATCCGTATTTGCACGCAATTCTCATCGGGACAGATAACCGTCAAGGATCTCCGCACTACGGAAACGGATTTTTATCTAAAAGCAGTGTAGGTTGGCTAAGGCGAAAAAGCTTTTTGATGTTCCGTCTTAATCTTTTAACTGCTAAAACTTTCCGGCTAATCTGTAAAAGGATTAGCCGGATTTTTTGTTTTTAACAAACAGGGTTGGTTAAATCATTACGGGAATAAAATTGACATTGCTAATTCTTCGGCTTCAATTCTATTTGCATCTTCAGGGGTAACAAAAGCTGCGGTTTGAACTATTTTGTTACCTGATAGATAAGCAGTTGTTCTTGCATCTGCATTTGCTTCTACTTGTTTTGTTTTTGCATCTGCTTTTATTTTTGTACGCTCGGTGTTTCCTTCTTGAGCAATTTTGAGTAATTCTTGTTTAGCTTGTGCTTTTTGTTGTTCAGGTGCAAGATTTTCCTGAACTGTGAGCATACGGCGTTTAGCTTCAAGTTCAAATGCTTTTTCTTGTTGACTCATAACAGTCGGATGACGCGCATCTTCCATCATTGTCTTTACTAAGTCCTTAACATCCTCTTGTTCAGGACTTAAATCTTCCGGTATTTCGTGACGAATCTTATTTAGATAATAGGCACAAGTTATTGCCCATGTTTTTTCCGGGATTACATAAACTTGATAT
It encodes:
- a CDS encoding helix-turn-helix transcriptional regulator, which gives rise to MAGVTLYGKALRKLRVEHELTLKALSEKLDEELSPAYLSAIEIGKRAIPQNLSDKVKEKLGLSEAEYNELKEAEYKSASELKLNFNEMEEYQAETALVFARLLKNFDTEKCKKLQSMMQKP
- a CDS encoding ImmA/IrrE family metallo-endopeptidase, with protein sequence MEKIKRLKTVCISEADLLIIAVIVHCILKTDTMYVNVPALIELKLQKFDEHFQFIVLEKDEFIDEVKDKNIQAFTEIIPQSNEAVHSIVVPSDVYDGACIGNFQDRMTLAHELAHYILHGILKIPVSELQDGEICSKYEDPEAIADMLARFLLSVCGLVQNMSTAELSAECGLSEQDAVSVQKEYKEGVAKILFSIKTVLFKHKISSKSAA
- a CDS encoding DUF4469 domain-containing protein, which gives rise to MMNFQIPEHRVSMVLYKNRFDKTGESFYGRVHRSNKTLSLENLISLIDERDTGISAHLVQHSAQLLHEEIMRQLRQGKAVNVLGIGTFYLAADGIVKGKNPTPADAPPLCLRFTPSAEVNKSLKKLSVSLVVQSQHDPQIDAVRDLFSQKDNEIITCGKSLRVSGNRIRILGTLEDCGIYCVPQDGSEPIKVKEEHIFTNTPSLVEFFVPPELEKDKQYAIRICTQFSSGQITVKDLRTTETDFYLKAV